DNA from Pelodiscus sinensis isolate JC-2024 chromosome 1, ASM4963464v1, whole genome shotgun sequence:
tgacgaagtgggtctttgcccacaaaagcttatgctccaacacttcagttaatctataaggtgccacaggactcctcgctgctcaTTGAACCGGGATACTGTGAAAGTCCGAAGTAAAATTGATCAAAACCAATTGGATACAATTTGAGGAGAGTTCCATCTGTGGCTATTAGCCACTAAGGGCAGCGAAGCAAACCCATGTCCCTGAAACATTAATTTCGGAAGCTAGGAGTAGACTACAGGATACTTATTGCTCATGAATAAGCAATAAGtatttttgttcattccctctgaagtatccgAACATAGTGACACCACTGTGATGTATATGGGGGACAGGGTCAAAATAGCTTTAGTCGTATCTGCCCCGGTGCTGTCAtaagacaggacgctgggctagatggaccattggctatgcttatatttttaattttcttcactGATGGATGGGCTGCTGTAGACAAGCCTGTTCTACAGGATCCCTTGGATTTAGAGCTGACATGGGctccctagggctgtgtccagactcaggggttttttcgggaaaagtagccttttcctgaaaaaacttcccctgcgtccagactcaagccacgttctttcgaaattatttcgaaagaacgtggcttttctttcgatggcggtagacctcgtttcacgaggaagaacgccttctttcgaaagttcctctttcgaaagaaggcgttcttcaatgtaaagaggccgtcttcgaaagagagcatccagactggctgggtgctctctttcgaaaaagcggatttctctttcgaaagatccgcctgcagtctagacgcgatctttcgaaagaggctctttcgaaagaagcctgcagtctagacatagcctaggagttttccaggggcctggtgagtgggaggctgatgggggTGAGTGCTGCCACCTAGGGGTGTGGTCTggtaacaacaacaacagaggCTTATGATTGTGAGCTAGAGCTGGGCTGGACAACAGAGagttccacccttcccccagagaAAATTGTGGCAAactaaaatgtttccttttcatcCATTTTGGATCATTTGTCTCTGAAAGCTCAGCTGCCCGGATGCTGTTCTCCTTCATCTGCCTCAGAGTGCCAGAGAAATGGGAAGTTTTTCATCTGCTTCTCTTTGTTAAGGCTGCACTGACATAATCAATGGATGTATTTTGGGATGAGGCAAAATCTCCTACTCAGGCTATGGCTGGGGTCCTGTGCCCATCAGCCACTCTGGCTACTGTTCCCAACTCTGTACAGATCCCTTCAGTCGATCCTGTGGGCAGTGGATACTGTGAGAGGCTGCAGAAGCACATCCTTGATGAGCCTGTGTGAGCAGGGAGCCAGAGAAGGTCCTAAAAAAGTGGAGGACACAGAGAAACTAGGAGAGGGACATAGATGCCAGTGAATCACTGACGCCTGAGCCTACCTTTGGGGATCCCTGGTTCCCGGGTCTCCTGTTTTATTCTTCGGAGATAAGGGCAGGCACCTCCCCTCCTGGAACCATGTCAGGGGAATTTCCATACATGGAGCCTTGTGgaatctcatagaatcatagaactggaaggaaccttgagaggtcatcgagtccagttctctgccctcacagcagtaccaagcaccatctacatcatagaatcatagaatactaggactggaagggacctcgagaggtcatcgagtccagtcccctgccctcatggcaggaccaaatactgtctagaccatccctgacaggtgtctgtctaacctgatcttaaatatgatggagagtccacaaccgccctaggcaatttattccagtgtttaaccactctgacaggaagtttttcctcatatccaatatccaacctaaacctccctagctgcaatttaagcccattgcttcttgtcctatcagaggccaaggagaacaatttttcccccttctccggCTTGGACATTGGGTTTGTAATGCAGACAAATGAGGCTGCCGAGGCAAAATCTGGtcctttttattattaattatttattgttattattttgtattttaattcaGCAAGATCACATCTGTGATATCATCTTTGTTACCACTCAGCAACCCCCCAAGGGAGTCATGCATCTAATTGGAACCAGAAGAACCATGACGACAAGCCCGGATTCCAACAATGGAGCCTACAGCAAGGTTGTATCCCCTGTGATTTGACCTTTGCAGTTTGCTATCGGACGTGACAGGGTTAAAGCTGCTGCCGACAAAGCCAAACAACTGAGGTTCCCTGATGGATAGGTGGacccaagggaaggtacaaacatgctCCATAAATGCCGGTATCTCCCTATGTGAACACACACTGTCTGCTGCCTGTGCAAACTCTCTGCTTACTCCTTGACCTTTAGGGCGAAGACCTCTGTTGTCAGCGGCTCCCTTCTATCAGGAATTGGGTATGTTGGTTGGCAGGTTTCACTGTCTTTGAAATGTGAAGTGCAGGGCAAAGGCTACAAGATATTTCCATTGGCAGATATTCTGGGCAGCAAACTCAGAACACAGCTAGGCTGTTCAGGTGACTTATTGATGGGCTGGAGGTCAGCTATTGCTAGCTATCTTGGGAACCCCTCCCTATATCTACCCATGATTCATTAAAGGTTATTTAAGCCAGAAAGCTGGCATTCAAAAAATGCTCTGAATGTCAAAACCCTGATGTCAGGATTTCTCAAGTGGTGCCATGCTCCACAATATATTACTCAAGGTACTCAGAAATCTGGCAATCCACTAatcccttcccctgctctgttTGCTTAACCTTGTTTGAAATAAGAAGCCGATTCAGTCAGCAAGTGGGTGCTTTTGTAATACTTTCCCCCCTCACCTGCAACACATTTAGCTTCATTCCTTATCTGTCCCAGCATTCTAAAAGCCCCATCTGGTTGTGGGAAATGCATCACACAGCATCTTTGTTCTTATATTAGTAAAGATGTAGGAGTATTAAAAATCAAACCCAAAGTTCTCTCTAAGGCTAAGAAACAGGCTCTATTGCTAAGGTCCCTCTGACGTGAGAAATCATCTTTAAAAGTTCAGAGGGGAAAATGGGCTGACGTGTGTGCTAATATACAGATATGAAATCTTATGCATGCATGAGATCCTgtttcgaactacctactccgtgctgcgagtagctgcgggcacggagttcggactaagggggatataaaaatggcggcgcccgggaagatgcaaatgaagcctgggatatttaaatcccaggcttcatttggaaCTCCGCTTGCCCTCGTTTGCCTACCtaactcaaattaacgagctactgtagacatatcctatgtgaggattggcctgtctcttAAGAtctgtgagaatgagggatcattttccaggataggttttAGACTGTCAGTGATAAGTTGGGGGCTGTAAATGGTGACTactggtgttctgttattttccttgttgggcttgTCGTGAAGAAGCAGATTCCacggtactcatctggctctgttaatgtttcttcacttcctcaggtggatatttaagttttaagaatttcTGAGAAAGATCCTGTAGGAGTTTCTCTCTTTGtgagattggagcaaatccagttgtattttaGGACTTGGCTATAAATAAATTGATTGTGCAatgggtcctggatggaagctagaggcatgtaggtaagaacaATGTTCAGATTTCCTGTACAGGGTAGTGGTAATGTGGCCATCATTTCATTGTATTACAATGTCAAAAAGGTGGATCTCATGTGAATTCTTGCTCCCCTGAGTGTAAATCAGTAGTAATATCACTGAAATCAGCAGGAGCACAATGGTGTAATACCAGTGTAAATGAGTTCAGAAGCAGCACCCACTACATACACTTCATGGTGtgagtccatatgatgaagatgtcttCAATGTAGCATAAATAGAGTAAGGATACTaggggatgagagctgaggaaaagtTGTTTGAAGTCAGCCAtgaagatgttggcatattgtggggttATGCAGGTGCCCATACCTGTGTCattgacttgaaggtataaattgttcccaaaactggaaataattctgggtgaggacaaagtcacagagttcAGTCTCCAGGTGTGCAGTGGAATGATTGGGGGTAATGCTCCTCACAACTAATAATCCATCATTgagtggaatgttggtgtaaagagcttctacatccctGGTGGCCTAGATGGTGTTTTCAGGAGGGTTACTGatagtctgtagtttcctcaggaagtcagtgctaTCTTCAAGGTAGCTAGCAGTGCTGAAAGCATAGGCTTTGAGGAGTGAGTCAACATCACCAGACCATCCTGCTTAAGTGTGCTGATATTTGAGATGATGGGACATCTGACATTTCTAGGGTTATGAATCTAGTGTATCCATCACAAGCAATGACACTTACATCAGAGTTACACAGTCACTAATTTTGCAATACCTGTGCAAGTCTTTCCAAAAAGTCCTCAGAGAACAGAACCACTGGTCTGTGTTTCAGGAAAGAGTGAGGCTGAGGTATAGGGAAGGAGAGTCGAACAGTGGTTGATTGGGATTTAATCCCATCGCCTCTTATACATGCATGGTTTAAGTAACTTGCACACTCAATTGGATATTAGTGTAAACCCTCATGTTTCCACTAATCACACATTTTTGACACTATTCCGTTCCTCACATAAATGAAGTAACTGTCTGTTGTAGTATGTTAACATACTAAATATCTACAAATACTTGCATGGGGATTGGATACTGTTCCTATGAGAATGAGGAGAAGCCTGTAGGACAATTGAAAGCTCTGGATTCAGTCAACACTGGCCAGGCAAAGCCCTTCAGCTTCACTTGGAGGGATTCTTGGGGTTTAGAGGGTAACACTGGAAGCATTTGGTAAGGAAAAGTTAATATAGCCTTGTTCTGATCTAATTTATACATATAAACCTGGCAATGTTGAATGTTATGTTATTGAGTCCAGATCTGACCCTATGAATTAATTCCATGTACtgcagaaaggcaaaggcatactGTGGAGTGGGAGGACTGGAGAAAATATGGAATGCCTATAACATAGCACCAGTGAAGGACAAATAAATACTATGAAGGTTCTCCCCATTCATTTTCCATGGCTTTTTGAAATGGGCCACAATCAGAAATGGATAGCTACAATCTGGGTGTTTGGGAAGGCCAACAATGTAAAGTCACACAGTGCTCAAGTAGGCAATGGAAATCCCAGCCACAATATTTCCATGGGGTCAAGAGCTTACTGGAATTCAGAGAGAGGTTGGATATTTTTATTAGTAACCAGCAAATTAAATTTCTGTCATGCAGATTAGCGGAGAAATCTTGGAAGGTCTTTAAATAGCCATAATTTGCAAGCCGAAACAGGTCTAATTTCTGGATCTCAGAAACGGGGGAGTTTTCCTGGGAGCAGGTCATCTCATAGCTGCCTATTGCAGGGCTTCCTCCACTTCATCTGCAGGTTCTAGAATTTAGCcactggatactgggctacatggactaCAGGTCTCCATGGACTACAGGTCTCATACAATCTGACAGCCCCTACTTTCCTATCAGAGGtgttaagcgctccactagttcgaattaagttcgaactagcagtttgcatgtgtagcacctatgaaagttaatttgaactaacggctgttagttcgaattaactttgtagtgtagacatacccttagagttcttcgaaggggttaacaaacatgcggacaagggggatccagtagatagagtgtacttagattttcagaaagcctttgagaaggtccctcaccaaaggctcttgtgtaaattacattgccatgggataagagggaaggtcctttcttggattgagaactggttaaaagaccggaaacaaagggtaggaataaatggaaaatgttcagaatggagaggggtaattagtggtgtcccccaagggtcagtcctaggaccaatcctgttcaacttattcataaatgatctggagaaaggggtaagcagtgaggtggtaaagtttgcggatgatacaaaactgttaaGGATAGTCAAgaaagaagcagactgtgaggaactcTAAAAAagtctcaccaaactgagtgattgggcaacaaaatggcaaatgaaattgaatgtggataagtgtaaagtaatgcacatcgggaaaaataaccccaactatacgtacagtatgatgggagctaatttggctttgactaatcaggaaagatatcttggagttatcatggacagttctctggaaacttccacacaatgtgcagcggtggtcaaaaagacaaataggatgctacgaattattaagaaagtgatagaaaataagacacagaatatcttactgcccctgtagaAAATTATGGTACACCGACActtcaatactgtgtacagatgtgggctcctcacctcaaaaaagatattttggccttggaaagggttcagaaaagggcaactaaaatgattaggggtttggaacgggtcccatatgaagagagtttaaagcgactgggacttttcagtttagaaaagaggagactgaggggggatatgacagaggtatataaaatcatgagtggtgtgaagagggtgaataaagaaaagttatttatcacttgccataatagaagaactagaggacaccaaatgaaattaatgggtagcaggtttaaaactaataaaagaaagttcttcttcacacagcgtgtagtcaacctgtggaactccttgccagaggaggctgtgaaggctaggactataacagagtttaaagagaagctagataatttcatggaggttaggtccataaaaggctattatccaggggatagaaaaggtgtccctggcctctttgtcagaggctgaagaaggatggcaggagacaaattgcttgatgattgtcttcggtccaccctctctggggcacctgagaGCAGACTGGTGCTGGCcaatgtcagcagacaggctactgggctagatggacctttggtctgactcagtacgaccattcttatgttcttgttttCGTGTCATAACTGTCCTCTACGTTCTGAGAGCAGAATGACGTCTAGTAAAATATTGTCTactcttctattttttttctctcagaaaggaaaattCAAAACTCCTTGAACCTACTCAGTACAACATGTCAGCTGACAATAACACCAAATCCACTACTGCAGTGTTCCTTCTCACTGGGATATCAGGGCATGAAGCTGTCCATCTCTGGATCGCCATCCCTTTGTGCCTTACCTATGCTATTTTGATCATGGGAAATACAGGAATTCTGTACATTATAAAAACGGATCCAAGCCTCCATGaacccatgtacattttcctttctatGTTGGCCATCACAGACCTTGGCTTATCAATAACCACTATGCCGACAACACTGCGTGTCTTCCTATTTAACTCAAGGGAGATCAGTCTTGATGCTTGTTTTGCTCAGGTGTTCTTCAACCACTCATTTTCATACATTGAATCTTCCGTACTCCTGTCGATGGCTTTTGACCGCTTCATTGCTATCCGTAACCCACTGAGATATGCTACCATCTTAAACCTGCCAAGAATAGCCAAGATGGGACTGGTGTGTGTGCTAAGAGGGGTGACTGCAGCGTTCccattcccctttctcctgaaacGCTTCCTATATTGTGGAGCTAAtgtcctctcccattcctacTGTAGGCACCAGGAGGTAATGAAGCTTGCTTGTGCAGACATTACAGTCAACAATATCTATGGCTTGGTCATAATGCTCTCCACAGTGGGATTGGACTCTTTGCTCATCTTTCTCTCATATTTGATGATCCTCAAAACTGTGCTGAGTGTCACGTCCCGCACGGAGTGCCTGAAGGCACTGAACACATGTgtctcccacctctgtgctgtCCTGCTGTATTACACACCAATGATTGGTCTGTCTGTGATACACAGATTTGGAAATAGTTCTTCTCAGTGGCTTCAGATTCTCTTTGGATACATCTACCTGCTGGTGCCACCTCTGATGAACCCGATCGTGTACAGCGTGAAAAGCAAACACCTGCGTGCAAGGATTATCAGGATTTTTGTCAAGTGAAGAATCAGTTCAAGAGATAGATTCATCTCTGGTGATGATGCGGGAGAAAACTATGGGTCACATGCACATCTCCCATCATTGGCTCTTGTGATTTATCCTGCCCCCATGCTGTATGTAATTAACTTATGAATACGAATattcataactcaaagatgctttggccAAAGTATCTCATGTAACCTAACAATTTTAATGTCTCAATCTGCTAgatctgtgtatcttatttcagtgtatgtatcattcttgtgtgtaaagttaaaaATATAGGGTATGGAATGCTTTCTGGCTTCAAATGTAAAAATGAAAGCCGTCAAGGGTGTTTCCTTCAATACCAGAGTAATGTTTTGTAAAGATCCTCATTTGTCTTTTAAGTCTAAACATAGCTTGGTTTTGGGAAGTCATGGGATCCGCCTAAATAGgaggaaaacaacaacaaatgggttggtagcactttatagactaacaaaacatgtagatgggatcatgagcttttgtgggcacagcccacttcttcagatgtcaaggtaattttccatggaagagtGGCAAATAGAAAcagaattcccatttaaaaatggaggttcTGGAGTGGGGACAAAAAAGTGTGCCAGAGGAGGGTGTGATACAGTGTGCCAGAGGAGGTTGCCAGAAAGTAGGGtaggtctgggggtgcaggatctggactgGAGGAGAGGTGAGAGTGAAAGGTCTGAGTAGACAGAGGGTAGGCTGTCTgaatgggggagggtgcaggagcagggaaggagtaGGATGTCTGCGAGGGGAAGGATTCAGGAGTAGACAGAGGGTAGGCTGTCTGaatgggggagggtgcagaagcagggagGGAGTAGGATGTCTGTGAGGGGGAGGATTCAGGAGTAGACAGAGGGTAGGCTGTCTgaatgggggagggtgcaggagcaggatgggggtagagtttctggggaggggaagttgcaggagtgggctggggatatGGGGTTTCAGCTGGAGGTGCGTGCGTGGGGGGTGTAGACTCTGGGCatgagaggaagagggagaactTGCTTGCCTTTGCacccccagccactcccagcaTCATGTCCCAAGCATAGTTTCTCACCACTTCCATTGGCCAAAATCCGGCCAATTGTAGCAGTTTGGAAAGAGTCCCGGCAGCGCATCCACGTGCTGCTGTAACCCCAACTAGAGGAGGGAAAGCACCAGTATGTGGAGCTGCTTCTGGCTCTGCTTAGTCCCTGTAAGGCGGATCCAGCGGGGAAGCTTGGAGctttctcctgctccctcccctgctccagcaggAAGCCAACACCGGTGCTGCAACCTCACAGAAGGACCGCAAGGCTGGAGCGCCAAACCCCCTGCAAGTTGGCTGCAGAAGTGGACTGCTGACCGccgtttgagaaccactggttgaGTTGGTCTGGCTGGGAGAAAGCAGTCAGACAAAGGTCAGCTTCACAGGTTGACCCTgaacagtcatttaaggtatcaagaaatttaaTCTCTGCATCCCAACCTGACGTGTAAccagtcaatatgaggatagttgaaatcccctacttttattgaggttttttttattttggtatcctctctaatctcccttagcatttcatagtcactatcactgtccttatcaggtggtcgataatacatccctactgctatattcttattattggagaaTGGAATTaatacccataggctacgtctacactgcaggctttttgcgcaagaactgttttgcacaagagttcttgtgcaaaaggtcttgtgcaagagtgcatccacactgccatgtgcttttgcacaagagatatgcttttgcgcaagagcacccatggcagtgtggatgctctcttgcacaagaaagctctgatggcaattttagccatagggctttcttgtgcaagaaacccctgttgcttgtccacactgccttcttgtggaagagctcttgtgcaagagggcttattcctcatggggagaagactaactcttgcgcaagaagccctgttttctgacgctttactgtaaatttacttgcgcaagcaCGTGTGtgcagtttttgcacaagaacagctgtttttgcgcaaaaagcctgcagtgtagacgtactagagattctatggaacattttggatcatttaaaatttttatttaatttgattctacattttttttcGCGTATAGTGCCATTCCCCCACCAGTGCCATCTGTTCTGTCCTTCtcatatattttgtaccctgatatgactgtgtcccattgattgtcttcattccacaaagtttccatgatgcctattatatcaatatcctcctctaaaatgaggcactctagttcacccaccttattatttagacttctagcgtttGTGTATAGGCACTctaaaaatttgtcactatttatctgtctgccatttcctgatgtgacAGACTcgttcatttgattgtgtctcatctgatctgacccgtacttccatcctctcctcctgactggaacatagagaatctccattaatagaccctcccctaatagatgtctctgtctgatccatgtgctcctccacacttgtctgctttcctgcagcccttagtttaaaaactgctttacGACCTTTtcaatgttaagtgccagcagtctggttccattttggtttagatggagcccatccttcctgtataggctctccctATCCCCAAAGTTTTCCCTTTCCTAGTAAATCTAATCCCCTCCTCTCTATACtatcatctcatccacacattgagattTTGAAGCTCTGCCTGCTTACCCGGCCCTGAGCGTGGAACTAGAAGTGTTTCAGAGAATACTactatagaggtcctggatttcagtatCTTTCccagcagcctaaatttggcctccagaacctttctgctacccttccctatgtcactggtatctatgggtacgtctaaactacatgcctccgtcgacggaggcatgtagattagccagatcggcagagggaaatgaagccacgattaaaataatcgtggcttcatttaaatttaaatggctgccccgctctgccgatcagctgtttgtcagcagatcggggcagtctggacgcgacgcgccgacaaagaagcctttcttgatcggcacaggtatgcctcgtgaaaccaggtttacctgtgccgatcaagaaaggcttctttgtcggcgcgtcgcgtccagactgccccgatctgccgacaaacagctgattggcagagcggggcagccatttaaatttaaatgaagccgcgattattttaatcgcggcttcatttccctctgccgatctggctaatctacatgcctccgtcgacggaggcatgtagtctagacacaccctctatgtatcacgaccaccagctcctccccagaacTACACATAAGTTTACCTAGATGTCTCGAGAGCTCCGCAAtgtttgcaccaggcaggcaagtcaccatatggttctccctgTCATTGCGAACCCAGCTATCTaggtttctaatgattgaatcccccattactaacacctgccttgatctagttcttgtgttatttactccttcttatAACACTtgcttatctactttctccacaccagtcacgaaTTCACAGACCTTTATCACATGAAACATATCATAGCACTATGAATCATTGTCTTGAAGGTACTGGTTTTTTGGATGACATTTGAAGAAAATTGCTACTCTGAATGTTTATATGCACTGGATAAAAATATGTGCTGGCTAAGAAGAATCAGGATTGTCATATTAAAACCAGGATATATGGTCTCTTTATCCTCTAACCAAGATTCTTTCCTGTCTTGAGGGTAAATCTCACAATTTTTACACTCTCTGGGCAGGGTACAAAGCTCAGTCTATGTTACATGCCTATCACCAAGCAGGTCACACTGCATATTTCAGTCTCTAACCTTTGGGTGCTTGGgtcctgagcagtgttccctgtaagctatgctCAGTTAGATCCATGCACGGAGCCCTGAGCCtatgactgggtggggctgattaatcacctgtgaagctgtgctgccccacagcttagagggaacactggtcctgagGTATACAACCATTCCCAGCCTGCTTAAAACAAATGTTCATTAGCAAACAGCACTGCATACATCTCCCGTCATCTGGCATAGCAAACACTTTGCTATGGAGATAGAGAAAGCAGAAGCGGCCCAATTTGCAGCCTTTTGGGAAGTGAAGGAGCTCTTGGGACCCAGCTCAGTTTCCCTGTGGCTCTGAGAGCATCTTCCTATCTGTTTGCTCCATTCTTGCGGAAGCAGCTTTTGTCCAGCTGGGCCCAATTGCCATAACGCTCAGCTATGTCCAAGTTACAAGGCCAAAGTGTGAAGCGGATCCTCGTCCATAAGCTGTCGTGGCTGTTGCTCCATTGTTCGTCAGTTaatcacattggctgtgtctacactggcaagtttttccgcaaaatcagccgcttttctggaacaacttgccagctgcctacactggccgcttgaatttctgcaaaagcactgacttcctactgtaagaaatcagtgctttgcagaaatactatgctgctcccgttcgggcaaaagtcccttttgcacaaaagggccagtgtagacagctcagatttgttttccacaaaaaagccccgatcgcgaaaatggcgatcggggcttttttgcacaaaagtgcgtctagattgtccatggacgcttttccacaaaaagtgcttttgcggaaaagtgtctgtgccaatctagatgcgcttttctgaaaatgcttttaacggaaaacttttccgttagaagcatttctggaaaatcatgccagtctagacgtagccattcagaCATAAGGGCTTACAAACACTGGCCCAGGGACCGTGCTGAAACTTCTAGCATCCCCATAACACTCCCCTCAAAAATCCACTGTCTAACCCTCGCTGCCCCAAGCACCGTAGGGAATCAAACCAAGCTATCCTGAGTGACAGGCCAGTGCCCAGACCTCTGAGCTGTGACAGGTGCAGCTGGATTCTCTATTATGCCAGCAGATATGTAAAACATGTAGCCAGATACGGTATTTTAATTATCTGGCCTGTCTCAATGGACTTTTGAGCAGCCCGGGGGTTGAGCTGACTTCTGCCTATTGGCAATGGTTTCCAAGAGCACAGCCCGCTCTGCCACTTCCGAGCACATGATTGTCACTCCAGCGTGATCTCTTGTAATGGGACTTGGAAGGAAGCGCAGGGTGTTTGTGTCACTTTTGGGTGGACTAGAATTTACTTCATCGACCTTCTCCAGCGCCTAAAAAAACCCAGCTCCTGCACAAACAGTTGGAGACCCTAAGCTCAGTCTCTAAGgattttcagcaaggattgcacaGAGCCAGCCTTCCCTCATTCAAAGCCCACAAGGAGCAAAAGAAATGAATTAGATAACTATGACATTTTATGATAAAGAAACAAATAATCCATTTTATAGCACAACCTGACTATTTTAAAATCCATAGTCATTGTCTCCAAACTTACATCTATACACATAAATAAAGAAATCAAGCTAAGTCTGAACATCTCTACCCCTCAGCAACATGGCGGCTgggtctacactggtgcgatcttgcgcaagagcgtccacttttgcgcaaaagcttgctgcctgtatacactggccgcgtgtttttgcgcaagtaaactgacgttctaatgtaagaaatcaggactttttgtgccagaactctgac
Protein-coding regions in this window:
- the LOC102461911 gene encoding olfactory receptor 51G2-like, translating into MSADNNTKSTTAVFLLTGISGHEAVHLWIAIPLCLTYAILIMGNTGILYIIKTDPSLHEPMYIFLSMLAITDLGLSITTMPTTLRVFLFNSREISLDACFAQVFFNHSFSYIESSVLLSMAFDRFIAIRNPLRYATILNLPRIAKMGLVCVLRGVTAAFPFPFLLKRFLYCGANVLSHSYCRHQEVMKLACADITVNNIYGLVIMLSTVGLDSLLIFLSYLMILKTVLSVTSRTECLKALNTCVSHLCAVLLYYTPMIGLSVIHRFGNSSSQWLQILFGYIYLLVPPLMNPIVYSVKSKHLRARIIRIFVK